In Ciona intestinalis chromosome 11, KH, whole genome shotgun sequence, the DNA window CTATATTAAATTCAAGTGATCTAATATGAATTTAGGTTTATTAGCAGTGCAGTACACAAGTAAGGATAAAGAATTGCATCTTTTCACAAAGACAAAACACTCAACAAAAGCAAAGATGGCAGTTTTTCTAAtgattttatcaaattttagATAACAGGTAAGAACACAAATGTACAACACTCCGGTTTTAAAAAGTCTGCTGTTTAGTTTTCTTTCCCATGAATGGAACTAGGTGTGTTTGGTCGAGTCACTGAACCTCTGTACCTTGGAACTCTACTGGTTGCTTTTGCAGATTCTGTAGAGCTCTGTAACGATATATAAGCATTAATAATCTGGAATGTATTGATTATTCCTATCAAGAAAAACCAGCTTGACTACATTGCTGTTTGGTAAAAGGCTtacattaagttacatacatatatacatatatgggACTCGCATAGcgttaaaagtttatttatgaaGCTTGTATGAAGTTACAGGCTTATATATAAATTGGACTTACATGTCGTTCCATGTTACCATGACGTTTACTTCTTCCTTTTGTTTCAGGAGAATTACAATGACCCAACACAGCAAGTGGTGTTCGGTTCAATGACTTTGAATCTGAGTGCTTGAACACAGAGAAAGAGGCTTCTCTAATTATAGGAGATTGATCTGATTTTACTGGGTCTTTAAGAATTACATGACCCAGAGAACCAGCACTTTGTGCTTTCTTTCCACTTGATGCATAGGACGATCTACGGGACTGGGCTGAAAATAAAAGATTCGGATgtgaatacaaaatatattttcactgCACACCATTTCTAGTGGTTggaaaaaacaacttatacATACATGTGGAGAGCATGGGAATGCTGGTCTTCTTGTTACTTCCACTAGAAATTTTCGGAgaacttttattttcaacaatttccatagatttgtttaatttaacatatgTTGCTGGTTGCTGATTCGTATCAATCTCAGTTTTTTGTGAAGGAGGGGTCTCGGATTGTAAGAAATTCTTCAGGTCctccatttttgttttgttggctTGATACAGCTCTCCATCCAACACAGACATCTCTTCAACAATTGGGACATCACTGATGTCAGTGCCACAGTTGGAAACAGGCGAATTATTGGCAACTTCAAGAGTGTTGCCAAAACTCTGTGCTGTTTCAACTTGAGAACTTTCTTCTGCAACCTTTGGTATTGCAACTTGTAAaagttgttcattttttatcgGATTTTCCTCAACTTGTAAATTTTCTGAATCTTTTTCTTCGCCATCCTCTGCATCTtggtcaaatattttaatttcttcgGTAAATGAACCAGTAACCTCTGCTGTGATTGCTGGAAAAACATTACTAGACTCACTGATAGAAACGGAATCCGACTTGCTCTCAGTAGATTCAGTGATGCAGGCATCAAGAAGTAAATCATCCAAGACATCTTTCACTTCATCTAAACCAATGCTGTCTTCCATAGAGACATTACAAGAGTTAAATTCAGTGTCACTCATGTCATCAAAGTTAACTGAGCGCGAATCACTCCCAAGCACAGCTATCATGCTCGAAGATAGGGATGTGTTTAAGTTGCTGGCACAGCTGAGGTTCAATAGCACATTCTGTGTGAGTTTCTCTTCATTTTCTTCATTGGTGGGTGAAGACTCTTCCAGTGTGATAGCAGGGACATGTTGGTCTGTTTCTTCAGCTGTATCATTCTTTTCGACTGGCCGAGTGTTTGGAGAAGACATTAATGTGTTGGTCAAAAGAACAGTTCGACGCAGGTTGcctgtgtttaaaaataaattaaggttttagttttttgcaCCGACGCCATTATACCTGAAACCAgtataattaaatatgaaaGTATATCAcagaaaaacaagaaaaatatacagaaaaaatttctgtaaaagaatatcacagaaaacaaaaatccaTTATCCAAGCAATAGTACCTGCATTATTGTAAGAGACCCGCATAGGTGTCCTGTACACTTCGGTAGTGGGTGATCGTGGGTCATGCAGATCTTTTGAACCATTTACAATGGGAGCATCTTCTAACGATTGAATAATGATAGGAGTACGCTCTACACCAGCTGTAGGGGAGCGTGGATCACTCAGACATTCGTCTACTTTCTCCTTAATCACTATTGGGGTTCTATCAACACCAATGCTTGGAGAACGTGGGTCGAGAATTCCAGCTTGTTCTGTGATTTTTCCCATCGCAATCGGGGTTCTGGTGATGCTGCTGCTTGGAGAGCGGGGGTCAAACCCTTTTGGTTTGGAAGGTTTGCTTTGTGGAGTTTGTGGCGTTTCGTTTTGGATGATCTGCTCCAGGGCCTCTCTTTTATCCATGTAACTGCCTCCATCTACATTAGACCCCACAGTTGTGGAAGCAAGTGTGTGAGTGTCATCTAGAATTatctttgaatgttcgttTTGTAGGAAAGCTTCCTGATTATCCACATCTACAGAAAGTTTTTCTTCAACCCGGTTGTTGCTGTTGGTATCTTCAGCCTTAGAGTCACGATAGGACTCTTTGTTTCCACACTTTTTGGTTTCACCGCCATCTTTTAAAAGGTCGCAGCAGTTGCTTTCAGAATTACCCATcatatcatttaaaatatctgtAAAACTAATAATACAGTTAAGCTAATGAAAATTACAGGCTTAGCCGTTGTGtcgtatttaaaatataagttaacatAATAGTATATTGCAGTTAGTGACACTATAATACCAACGGATATTCGGGCCCATACCCTTCGTTAGCATAATTTAAATCGTATTTAGACTTGTCAACTTCTGTGACACATATTTTCCGTAAGGAAAACCCTTTAATTAAAACTCGCATACATTTCGCTACAGAAGACTGTCCTATAAATCTTAAGACTACCTTCCAACACATTGAGCAGCAAAATAATCTCAATAACCTATTGCCGTTTCAAATACATATGTAAAcgcaaaatattttgattcaaATGTGAAAAGCAAATGGGACATTTAAAAATCGCGCAGTTAGACTCAAAGCAGCCTACGCtactttctttttttctttttcgcGCCAGATGATCATTTGCTTGAAATCTCCAGCTGTTTCAAAGCGGGTAAGTTGTTTACATTTGTTACCCAGGCGTGTTACATTGAAACGGAGACTAAAATCCGCTGAAACTATTAGAATTAGGTGTGATCAGGCAGACCATGTAACCATATTGCCGCTAACATTAATTTATGCCTcagtaatatttaatatttgtaattataGTAGATAGGTATAAGGTATACAGGATTTGGTGCTGTAATAGTGATACGTAACTGTTAAACCCTAACAACTAGCCTTATCTGTATAACGTCATGATGGATTCTTCAGTAGTAccaacagtttatttatagtaaTACTACTTTATGCAATAATGACCATGTTTGAACcttgtatgtttattgttgttCTATTAAAAGTTGTTATTAGCGAAACAAGACATGAAACATGACGTCCTGTGACAGTGATTACCAGTTAGCCCTGTCGCTGCAACAGCAATTTATGGAAGATGATTTTAATACGAACGCCAGCAGTTCAACTGCTAGTAGTAGCAAGCAAGGACCAACTAACATAGTTGACCCACAATGGGAACTCATAGATCCAAACCCAAATGTTTTCGCGTTGTTTCAGGAgtttaataaacagtttttctgGAAGAGACTGGATATGGTTGAAGTTAGATGGAGTCCAAGAATGACTTTGTAAGTTTATAATCTCCCAATGCTCATTGCTGTGTTATGTTTCTTTAATTAATGCAACTCTAAATACAACAATAACACCACTAAGTCTGCTAGATTTAAGTTAGTAACTTAACAGATTTGCACAGACTGGTCcatagtgttttattttattgaaaaacttcttgtaattataaacattacgTTGGAAGTAGACATAAAAGTATATGTCCAAACCAGTATTTGTGCATCTAATAAGCTAATTGGTTTCACAGATGTGCCGGTATATGTTCATATCAAGGCCATGGTGGTTTGTGTTCAATTGGTTTGAGTCAACCACTATTGAAGTTACGGCCAAGAAAGGATCTTGTTGAAACATTACTTGTGAGTTGTTTTATgcaattatgtttaataaattcaggaaaaaaataattaaaaatttgatatttatatatatatacttaggtgcaacacttttaaataaaaggggGTATAGATAGTCAGACTTGTATTTCTCTGAAACAAATTTAGTACCAATGTTTACTGACCTATGCAGTGCAAATAATTTCCAACCTACCCTGCCAATCCAAGTCTGGCGCTTATGTATGCGTtctttaaaccaaaattataCAATCTAACTTTACATTAAACAGCATGAAATGATCCACGCGTATCTATTCGTGACTGCCAACAACAGAGACAGAGATGGCCATGGACCCGAATTCTGTAAACATATGAATAGAATAAATGCTGAAGCTGGAACCAAAATTACAGTGAGTGTCTCTATTTTAACCTCTTCACTTAATTCCTGGTAGgcatatataaaagtattgtCAAGATTCCTATACAAGATTCAGGTTATACTGATATTTTTTAGCAATAGTATGCAGTAATCTTTGTATACATCATTTGCACAGCATGCGTTCTAAACGACTGAAATGGTATAGCTGGAAAGAGGGTTTTTTATTATCTAAACCTAATTTCCCTTTTACCCACTTTTCACTTCCAGTTTAGAATGATTCAATATTTCACACATTATACAGTGTTAACATTGAAGATGTCAAcattaaaactttacaattTCTGTTTTAGTTTGAAACTTTACAACTCCTGTTCAAGGATgcaaaaattaatcaaaaacttttaaatagaTTTATCATAGTTTCCACGATGAAGTGAATGAACTTCGACAACATTGGTGGAGATGTAGAGGTGTTTGTAGAAACAGACCACCCTACTTTGGGTTTGTAAAAAGATCCATGAATCGAGCACCTTCAAAAAagttagtaaaataaatattaaaatttttatccTCCAAAATATGGAGCTTGTAggaaaaataaagatttaaatttaagctcatttaaaatattgcaattTTTAAGTTGCTAAATTATTATTGAACATAAACTATGAATGTTTCTATTTGAAATTAAGCCATTTTAACAATTTGGTGTATTGAACATTAGccaataatattaaatgagATTCACTATGTTTTACAACCATGAATGTAAGAGCCAAGAGGTAGCTGCATTTTAGCATGTCACTCTAGATTTTGTGGAAAGGTCAAATACAAAAGGTTTTCTAACTATATTGTAGTTGTCACAATgtgttgtttaataaataaatcaacagTGACACCTGGTGGGCACAACACCAACAGACTTGTGGGGGGGAATACGACAAAATTAAGGAGCCGGAAAATTATGGAAAAAATAAGTCAAAAGGTGAGAGTTACTTTGTATAATGGCTGTTTAAATTGGTTTAATAAagatgtatataaatattatgaaactatgttttgtattgtaatgttttaatttagtaaaagtgtaaaataatctttaagaaatgtataatatatatatatatatgagtaaatatatatgttttctcAAATTTATTTCATCTGCAGCAAAAAcgaacaaagaaaataaaatagacCCAAACCAAAGTGTTCTGAATTTTAAAAGCGTAAAAAGTCCAAGTTTAAACACACCATCTACATCTGCACTAAAGACTCCAACTGTAGAAAACATCAAGAAAAAATCTCCAAAGAAAATCCAGaatgttgaaaataaatttccaaACTCTTCAAATCATATTCTTGGTGGAGCAAAATTAAAAGAGAATCCAAGGGGTATTCCGCTAAACAGTCGCCTCGTAAAGCTCTTTCAGAAACCATCTccgaaaaaaactttaaatacttCTCAAACTGGAAAAATCTGCCTGACAGTGCAACTAGTAGAATTGGGCGCTTATGCAGGGACATGAGATTAAATGGGGATGCTTCTGTTAACTTCGGTGCTTCTGCTTTTAGGAAATTAAAAGTAGTGACCAAGTTTCAAAAATCTGGAAAATTAGCCAAACTGAAGTTTGAAAGTGATGATGAATTGGATAAAATAGTCGTCAAACCAACCAAGCAACCTCAATTCCCAGTGGTTAAACTCGAACCTAAATCAAACggtataaaaagaaaatcgGACGAGATTCACCCAAATGTGCAGCCGAAGAAAAAGAAACTTCcaagtttcatatttttagaTGTTTCATCTGAATCCGATTGCTCCGATGACGACATATCGGCTTTCACGGTGAAAAATGAACCCTTGTCGTCAGATGAAGATTTACCTAGCTGGAAATcgcaacaatttaataaaaacaccacCTGCTCTCttgcaaagaaaataaaactgatGGAACCAGTTAAGTCAGCTGATGTTAAACCAGTCACAGCATTGAAACCAAAAGTATCCCCAATTAAAACTGAAACcacaaaaacaacatcttCTGACAGTGATGATGACTTGCCACCATTTTATTCACCCGACCAAAACCTTCCGTGTCCGATCTGTGGTGAACGTTTTAGtccaattaaaataaactcacATGTTGATCAGTGCCTTAATATGCAGACTTTACGTGAAATGACGtcttgattgttttattttccaactttttgctattttatttttagtttgtttcaGACACATTTAGGCAAACTTCTACTTTTTCGATTATGTTAACTTAAAACTTTCTAATACTGATCTTACTTGCACTTATGGAGAGTTAGACCTAGACGtacttttaaactttttaagtaGGACTAAgttgttcatttatttctaTCTGCTAACTTCCGTGACACTTTCTTTACAATATTCTTCAAATGTTTAGcatttttaatacaacattCAAGCAATTTTATGCATTTCTTTTCCTCACTTTTCAGATATGGTCGGTAAAATAGGTGGATTAAATAATGCCTGTAATCCTGTTGTGAACATTCCAACGTAGATATGGGAGAACTTGGCAATGAAGTGTCCACTGCTCTTACATCCCATGATGCAAACCTTCCTTCTCCATTTGAAGTCCTTGCTCAAGATAATTTGAACGACTCAGTTGATCCtgcaattaaatatattgtcaaggtaaaattaaaattccgTGAATATTATAGACAGCTGGATAAAAGTGTATGTCGTATGTTTGACCTTTACCTTTTGCTTCTgatcttttatatttatgaaaacATTTAGATATAATATGCAAATGAGCTATGAACCAAAGATGTGTGGTAATttagtattattataaattattcaatCTATATACTTTATTTGGGTTTGGTGTGTCATAAATTATTAGTTTTCTCTTCTAACTAAGAAATAATCAAgataaatgcaatatattaatatagcaAGCAATTTTcgtttaataaacaaagtacCATAGCTTATTGCTGCATACTGCCCTAGGTATTGGCACAAAACTCTCCGCATAGGTTTGGTTGGTGTTATGTTTGGTTCGATGAGTTGTTTGCTGCCGTCAAACTGCTGATTCAGCAACATTTTCTTTCAAACTACAACTCAACATTCGCTGAATATTATTACGAACTGCAAAGAAAAGTAGTTGGCAAATCTAACGCAAATATATTTCGATTCGGAACAAAAATAAGCTTCAAAACATTGGCAGTTCTCGTACTTTTACCATACATAATGACTAAATTTAAGTCACTGTATTTGTCTGTAAAAGAAGAAGCAGATGTGTCAACTGTTAAGAGTTTATCCAAGTTAAAACGTGCTATTTACTATGCATACCCACTAGTGCACATGTCCTGGCATACATCagtgttatattataacttcATGTTTGCTATTGGAAAGACTCAATTCCATTCACCATTCTACAAACTCCTGAACACCAAGCTGTTTGTTAAAAGCCCTTTGGATTCACTCTACAATGAAAATATgtgagttttgtttatttttagcctAGTTTATTACTATCCCatcatttttaaagtatttaccTTTTTAGCGCCACTGGTATCACAAAGTTGTGCACCCAGCTCATGACAGGAGGTGTCCATGTTGGTGTCTTTGCCCTTCAGTTTGTCGATTGGTGGTATAACAGTGAAGGGAATGAGGATTTGAAACAAATGCTGTCAAACCCAATTCCTAAACCTCcagaaaacacattaaaagaAACCAAGATTCCAGTTCCAAGCGGAAAAATCTGCCCACTATGTAACAAGTATGTTTAGCTAAATattagtattttattattagttttttatctTGATCTGGTTCCACTTACTATCGTTGTAGTGGATGTAGCCTGTACTCAGATTATCATTTTTACTGTGGCTTGTTAAAAGAAGATTGTATACACAAGCTAGATGTATATCTAGTGTATACCTTGGGTAAATGGTTTTGAATTTAGTACCTTATATTCGATTATTTTTGAGTTTAATAAGTCATCTTTTATTTCAGATCTCGAAGAAATGAAACAGTTTTGCAAACATCTGGATACGCTTTCTGCTACACTTGTGTGTATAAGTTCGTGAACAAACATGGTGCCTGTCCTGTCACTGGTTATACTACCAACATATGTCACCTCATCAGAATCTAttagtaattttaatttagtcGCAATCACTTACTGATCTATGCAAATAAActttaagtaattttattgtttattttgtttttgttaaattcttTGTGACCTTGCAAAAGCACTCTCTTCACTCTGCACTGATCAGTATACAAAGAGGGGTCtcttaatttctttttatttccgCAACGCATAACACTCTCAGGATGAAAAAAACTCTTCATCAAATGAAGTTGTACTGCCCATGGATGATGCAGCATCTGTGGTGCATACTGGAGTCGCTGGTTCATACGACCACTTAGGGAACACCCGCTTGTACAAAGTCATGAGCACCGTGTCTTGCGATGTAAGTTGACTGTCAAATGTGCACTTCATATGACCATGCGTACCTGGGAAAATACTTGTACATTACTTATTATTTAATGAGACAATAATGTTATTGAACCATAACCATAAGGATCTTATAttttgaagaaataaataaaccagaCTCTTACACCTTACCAATAGGATCTCTTATGTGACCTCTTCTTCCCCACTTTGTACGAAGTTCGACTGGTTTAAACCAGTTTATGTCCTCTGTAAATTATGCGGTCGATTAGAAATATTCAAGGATACTAAGCCGGACTGGGCATATCTggatatgtaacttttttcaaGGGTTTCATGATATTACATCTTCAGCAAGACATATCATAAGAGCTGTAATTTAGGCCATTGTTGTCCCATACATACGACTTTTAATCCACTACCTCTGTTGAAGAACATATATCTAATTGTTGCAGCTCTCTTGTTAATTCGGAAAGGATGTCCACTTAAAACGATTCGCTTCGTTATTATACGATCTGGATCAATTTTATACAAAGAACCTGTTGCAACTAGAGTTGCTTCACCtggaaaaaaacacatttgtgtttaaaaactttttgtataagtgtttaaaaactttttgtacaGGGTGTGTTGCTGCTGTCTATGTTTCAGTGACCACATAGTTTAGtcacaaatttttaaactgtaagagAGATTTTCCTTGTGATTTCattgaaatatttctttgGCTGTTGAGGATGTCAATTATGGCCTGGAACTCATGGCGTGCCACattgcgggacctcacccatatagaacgcTTACCTTGTCTTTCTTTAAAAGCAAGCACATTTGCCGATGGAAAAGTGATTGGTGCGTACACTGTTGCTACGATGATGCCTTCTTTTGGGAAATATCTCTCCATTTTATGCTTGGTGCCTGAAACATATTAGTGACTTATTACATTTTGACAACATACTCTCTGTTGTTGTAGAACAACAAAATGGTTGATATCCTTTTCCACACCATACATGTTAGACTTAGTTAATGCTAAGGTTGAGTTGCCAAATATATCTAGGATTttttagtaaccactgggttagtgTACAGGCTCTAGCAGTGTCGTATTACTTTTAATGATTGACTTTACCCATTGAGTCAATTCATGTTcacaatgtttatatttacctgCGGTATGTTGAGAGAAAATAACTTTTGATCTA includes these proteins:
- the LOC100186584 gene encoding sprT-like domain-containing protein Spartan is translated as MTSCDSDYQLALSLQQQFMEDDFNTNASSSTASSSKQGPTNIVDPQWELIDPNPNVFALFQEFNKQFFWKRLDMVEVRWSPRMTLCAGICSYQGHGGLCSIGLSQPLLKLRPRKDLVETLLHEMIHAYLFVTANNRDRDGHGPEFCKHMNRINAEAGTKITIYHSFHDEVNELRQHWWRCRGVCRNRPPYFGFVKRSMNRAPSKNDTWWAQHQQTCGGEYDKIKEPENYGKNKSKAKTNKENKIDPNQSVLNFKSVKSPSLNTPSTSALKTPTVENIKKKSPKKIQNVENKFPNSSNHILGGAKLKENPRGIPLNSRLVKLFQKPSPKKTLNTSQTGKICLTVQLVELGAYAGT
- the LOC100176363 gene encoding uncharacterized protein LOC100176363, with product MMGNSESNCCDLLKDGGETKKCGNKESYRDSKAEDTNSNNRVEEKLSVDVDNQEAFLQNEHSKIILDDTHTLASTTVGSNVDGGSYMDKREALEQIIQNETPQTPQSKPSKPKGFDPRSPSSSITRTPIAMGKITEQAGILDPRSPSIGVDRTPIVIKEKVDECLSDPRSPTAGVERTPIIIQSLEDAPIVNGSKDLHDPRSPTTEVYRTPMRVSYNNAGNLRRTVLLTNTLMSSPNTRPVEKNDTAEETDQHVPAITLEESSPTNEENEEKLTQNVLLNLSCASNLNTSLSSSMIAVLGSDSRSVNFDDMSDTEFNSCNVSMEDSIGLDEVKDVLDDLLLDACITESTESKSDSVSISESSNVFPAITAEVTGSFTEEIKIFDQDAEDGEEKDSENLQVEENPIKNEQLLQVAIPKVAEESSQVETAQSFGNTLEVANNSPVSNCGTDISDVPIVEEMSVLDGELYQANKTKMEDLKNFLQSETPPSQKTEIDTNQQPATYVKLNKSMEIVENKSSPKISSGSNKKTSIPMLSTSQSRRSSYASSGKKAQSAGSLGHVILKDPVKSDQSPIIREASFSVFKHSDSKSLNRTPLAVLGHCNSPETKGRSKRHGNMERHSSTESAKATSRVPRYRGSVTRPNTPSSIHGKEN